A stretch of Malus sylvestris chromosome 11, drMalSylv7.2, whole genome shotgun sequence DNA encodes these proteins:
- the LOC126590109 gene encoding potassium transporter 5-like isoform X3, translating to MPDEEVVVENPTDIEGSQDHQEVSDRHDHHKDQLKGKRLSWQKLRRYDSLDLESRHFTAPHGHASKGADWSVIMHLAFQSIGIVYGDIGTSPLYVYASTFTKGINHSDDILGVLSLIFYTLTLIPLIKYVLIVLRANDNGDGGTFALYSLLCRYAKVGLTPSQQAEDRDVSKFQLELPTKSVKRASRLKSSLENSPFAKLFLLFATMLGTSMVISDGVLTPCMSVLSAVGGIKEATSAMTQGRVVLISVVILIALFMVQRFGTDKVGYIFAPIICIWFTMIGGIGVYNFIEFDPTVVKALNPQYIVDYFRRNKKDAWISLGGIVLAITGTEALFADVGHFTVQSIQISMCTITYPAIILAYTGQASFLRKHHLLVADTFFKSIPKPLYWPMFVVAVMAAIIASQAMISGTFSIIQQSLSLGCFPRVKIVHTSTKYAGQVYIPEVNYLLMLACVGVTLGFRSTAKIGNAYGVAVVFVTTLTSSFLVLIMIMIWKTNIFLVISYVLVIGSVELLYLSSVLYKLDQGGYLPLAFATLLMFIMFVWNDVHRRKYYYELEHKISPEQLKEIAVDANFSRMPGLAMFYSELVQGIPPIFNHYAANVPALHSVLVFVSIKSLPISKVPLEERFLFRQVEAKDLNVFRCVARYGYTDVRNENEPFEGLLVEKLKEFIKDNFWISQTNIMHSSVYGDTKLEIEEEFEDSTLANGGEKGKEDLKQQVDDHDKQQDLLDREIEAIDKAWRRGVVHLIGENEVTAAKGAGIAKRIVIDYAYNFLKRNLRQSDKVFDIPHKRLLKVGMTYEL from the exons ggTGCGGACTGGTCGGTGATAATGCACTTGGCATTTCAGAGCATTGGCATAGTTTATGGGGACATTGGTACATCACCTCTCTATGTGTATGCGAGCACCTTCACCAAAGGCATCAACCATAGCGATGACATTTTGGGTGTTCTTTCTTTGATCTTTTACACACTCACCTTAATCCCTCTGATTAAGTATGTTTTAATCGTCTTACGGGCCAATGATAACGGTGATG GAGGGACGTTCGCACTATACTCTTTGCTGTGTCGATATGCCAAGGTTGGTTTGACTCCGAGTCAACAAGCAGAGGATCGTGATGTTTCAAAATTTCAGCTTGAGTTGCCTACCAAAAGTGTAAAGAGGGCATCTAGGCTTAAATCTTCATTGGAGAACAGCCCATTTGCCAAATTATTTCTACTATTCGCCACCATGCTTGGTACTTCCATGGTCATTAGTGATGGTGTCCTCACTCCTTGCATGTCAG TTCTGTCGGCTGTTGGAGGAATCAAAGAAGCCACATCTGCAATGACACAAG GTCGGGTTGTTTTGATATCAGTAGTCATCTTGATTGCCCTATTCATGGTTCAAAGATTTGGAACTGATAAAGTAGGCTACATTTTTGCACCAATTATTTGCATTTGGTTTACCATGATTGGTGGAATTGGCGTCTACAACTTCATCGAGTTTGATCCGACGGTGGTCAAGGCTCTAAATCCACAATACATAGTAGATTACTTCAGGAGGAACAAAAAAGACGCTTGGATTTCTCTTGGTGGCATTGTCTTAGCCATAACAG GAACTGAAGCTTTATTTGCTGACGTGGGACACTTCACAGTACAATCCATTCAAATAAGTATGTGCACAATTACTTATCCAGCTATCATATTGGCATACACTGGACAAGCCTCTTTTCTTCGCAAGCACCATCTTCTTGTTGCAGATACCTTCTTCAAGTCCATACCAA AGCCTTTGTATTGGCCTATGTTTGTAGTGGCTGTAATGGCAGCGATCATAGCTAGTCAAGCTATGATTTCAGGGACTTTCTCTATAATCCAACAATCACTATCATTAGGGTGTTTCCCTCGTGTGAAAATCGTGCACACATCAACCAAGTATGCCGGACAAGTTTATATTCCGGAAGTGAACTACCTTCTCATGTTAGCTTGTGTTGGAGTCACTTTAGGGTTTCGAAGCACTGCAAAGATCGGAAATGCATATG GTGTAGCAGTGGTGTTTGTAACGACGCTTACATCATCCTTCCTAGTGCTAATCATGATCATGATATGGAAGACCAACATATTCCTCGTCATCTCATATGTTCTTGTTATTGGAAGTGTAGAGCTTCTGTATCTAAGTTCAGTGCTCTACAAACTTGACCAGGGCGGATATCTTCCCCTCGCGTTTGCTACATTGTTGATGTTTATAATGTTTGTGTGGAATGATGTGCATCGAAGAAAGTACTATTACGAGCTTGAACACAAAATTTCTCCCGAACAACTCAAGGAAATTGCTGTTGATGCAAACTTTTCTCGTATGCCTGGCCTCGCCATGTTCTATTCGGAACTTGTTCAAGGCATTCCGCCAATCTTCAATCATTACGCTGCTAATGTGCCTGCATTGCACTCCGTCCTTGTTTTTGTCTCAATCAAATCGTTGCCTATAAGCAAGGTTCCATTGGAAGAGCGCTTTCTTTTTCGGCAAGTAGAGGCTAAGGATCTGAATGTGTTCCGATGCGTTGCTAGATATGGGTACACCGATGTTCGCAATGAGAACGAACCCTTCGAAGGATTGTTGGTGGAGAAGTTGAAAGAGTTCATAAAGGATAATTTTTGGAtatctcaaacaaatattatgcACAGTAGCGTTTATGGGGATACCAAGTTggagatcgaggaagaattcgAAGACAGTACTTTGGCTAACGGtggagagaaaggaaaggaggATTTGAAGCAGCAAGTTGATGATCATGATAAGCAACAAGATTTGTTGGACAGAGAGATTGAGGCAATAGACAAAGCATGGAGGCGGGGAGTTGTTCATTTGATTGGGGAAAATGAAGTGACGGCTGCCAAAGGAGCTGGCATAGCGAAAAGAATTGTGATCGATTACGCTTACAATTTCTTGAAGAGAAATTTGAGGCAGAGTGACAAAGTGTTTGATATTCCTCACAAGCGGCTGTTGAAAGTGGGCATGACTTATGAACTTTAG